A stretch of Spirochaeta cellobiosiphila DSM 17781 DNA encodes these proteins:
- a CDS encoding tetratricopeptide repeat protein, with protein MIKKCLQTRKNLNIVLLLLISCSVFGIDQEISQTYFEQSYRMYQEGNLLESQNLLDKSLDFGSSGDSIALQAQLDLSGNDEISAEENLKESLKLKDRDYYTDDVLYDSLIPLLIKHKKYDEALGYYEDVESIIYKDSKWIKWIIDIYIGQDRRNKALYWANEGDNLYPDDFDFIKKIFFLGHGDRNLVEMVLKRSKLLNIDKDPILKEILYSNTNKRIANVINDHLSDNDYDKKSSQLLYQGVINWDTFLSLSDDIQLSWLIPYYNNSSASQKDLIEQYLDSKDVLYLDWNNDGWNETSWTKENDQWIQRVDKDQDGITDIEVLWENGYPREIKNSINKSYIHYYEYPFVNEAYIVTSMGNRNFYYNKGDKFYYQTWISSGPVYFNKAVAIESPDDDWLYDSVNDIRQFDDTNNERYHWKVFHNQYLWLHENGNELNKIFYYKNGKVLVAETKFTGLDNPDLVSLYKDDKLSEIYFDADEDGLVDYMENWDVRVLKSWYPNGTTNIDKIKVEHLE; from the coding sequence TTGATAAAGAAGTGTCTTCAAACAAGGAAGAATCTTAATATTGTACTTTTGTTGTTAATCTCTTGTTCAGTTTTTGGAATTGATCAAGAGATTAGTCAAACGTACTTTGAACAAAGCTACAGAATGTATCAAGAAGGGAATCTCCTAGAATCCCAAAATCTATTAGATAAATCATTGGATTTTGGGAGCTCAGGGGATTCTATAGCTTTACAAGCTCAACTAGACCTCAGTGGTAATGATGAAATATCAGCAGAGGAAAATCTCAAAGAAAGTTTAAAATTAAAAGATAGAGACTATTATACAGATGATGTTCTGTACGATAGCCTAATCCCTCTTCTTATAAAACATAAGAAATATGATGAAGCTCTAGGTTATTATGAAGATGTAGAAAGCATTATTTATAAGGATTCGAAATGGATCAAGTGGATAATTGATATTTACATTGGCCAGGATAGACGCAATAAAGCTCTTTATTGGGCGAATGAGGGAGACAATTTATATCCCGATGATTTTGATTTCATCAAGAAAATATTTTTTCTAGGACATGGTGACAGGAATTTAGTAGAAATGGTCCTAAAACGTAGCAAACTACTAAATATTGATAAGGATCCTATCCTTAAGGAAATACTCTATTCTAATACTAATAAACGCATAGCCAATGTGATCAATGATCATCTTAGTGATAATGACTATGATAAAAAAAGTAGTCAGTTGTTATATCAAGGTGTTATTAACTGGGACACTTTCTTAAGTCTTAGTGATGATATTCAGTTGAGTTGGCTAATTCCCTATTACAATAATAGTAGTGCCTCACAAAAAGATCTTATTGAACAATATTTAGACAGTAAAGACGTATTGTATCTTGATTGGAACAATGATGGATGGAATGAAACAAGCTGGACAAAGGAAAATGATCAGTGGATTCAGAGGGTGGATAAGGATCAAGATGGGATCACTGATATCGAAGTGCTTTGGGAGAATGGATATCCCAGAGAGATTAAGAATTCTATAAATAAGTCATATATTCATTATTATGAATATCCTTTTGTTAATGAAGCCTACATCGTAACCTCTATGGGGAATCGTAACTTTTATTATAACAAAGGTGATAAGTTTTATTACCAAACCTGGATTTCTTCGGGGCCTGTCTATTTTAATAAAGCTGTAGCCATAGAATCTCCAGATGATGATTGGCTTTATGATAGTGTGAACGATATCAGACAGTTTGATGATACGAATAATGAGCGTTATCATTGGAAAGTATTTCATAATCAATATTTATGGCTTCATGAGAATGGGAATGAACTGAATAAGATTTTTTACTATAAAAATGGGAAAGTCTTAGTGGCTGAAACAAAATTTACAGGTTTAGATAATCCTGATTTGGTGTCATTATATAAGGATGACAAACTGTCCGAAATATACTTTGATGCTGATGAGGATGGTCTAGTTGATTATATGGAAAATTGGGATGTAAGAGTTCTTAAAAGCTGGTATCCTAATGGAACTACAAACATAGACAAAATAAAGGTTGAACATCTTGAATAG
- a CDS encoding S1C family serine protease: MNRILLAFIISSLFLSCQTNSEVEVYSDIDWNDKIVAYNQEGDYLHSIQIYEYLTSIGTNVNHDLYEDALSGLTTLSQEEVTDVNHDKIYNALNALIVLDLATQTTRDKLFQMEYNDALKISEKGNRADVIYELRKFLDKYRNRSQSDVEAVRTKLEDMDNDLEEYKQTPASLLKGVVTIWVNRGIRIENGVGLADRVIGSGFFIDEQGYLITNHHVISSEVDPGYEGYSRLYIRLPNSKGEKIPAKVIGYDSDMDIALLKAEITPDAVFKPHYGTEYLPGDEIYALGSPGGLESTLTKGIVSAANRRFMPIGDALQVDVPINPGNSGGPVIDKEGKLVGVVFAGIESFEGINFSIPYHWVAQNLPKLYEGGKVSHPWLGVSLEEVNSGLSVSYVFPGSPVSQSSLKQRDVIKSLNGFPVDSVSDAQNILLDLKPGSLVNIEYERDDVSYVVPVVTGERGEQPSKEAIKKDTEGNLLSPFFGIQATQTSDTWLKKEYLVQHVFTGSVGDELGLSANDPIRIKGWEVIEDQDVLVVSLVLKKRKAGFVQSAIQLAAGLDLTNLI, translated from the coding sequence TTGAATAGAATATTACTAGCGTTCATTATAAGTAGCTTATTTTTATCCTGTCAGACTAATTCTGAAGTAGAAGTTTATTCTGATATAGATTGGAATGATAAAATTGTAGCCTATAATCAGGAAGGTGATTATTTACATTCCATTCAGATTTATGAATACCTAACCTCCATCGGTACAAATGTGAATCATGATTTGTATGAGGATGCTTTAAGCGGACTTACCACTTTGAGCCAGGAAGAGGTAACAGATGTTAATCATGATAAAATATACAATGCTCTTAATGCCTTAATTGTTCTTGATTTAGCAACTCAGACTACGAGAGATAAGCTCTTTCAAATGGAATATAATGATGCTCTTAAAATATCTGAAAAGGGTAACAGGGCAGATGTCATCTACGAATTAAGAAAATTCCTGGATAAATACAGAAATCGTTCTCAAAGCGACGTAGAAGCTGTTCGTACCAAATTAGAGGATATGGATAATGATCTGGAAGAATATAAACAAACTCCTGCTTCTCTGCTTAAGGGGGTTGTCACTATATGGGTTAACAGGGGAATCAGAATAGAGAATGGAGTTGGTCTCGCTGACAGAGTTATTGGTAGTGGATTTTTTATAGATGAACAAGGCTATTTAATCACGAATCATCATGTAATTAGTAGTGAAGTGGATCCTGGTTATGAAGGATATAGTCGATTGTACATAAGACTTCCTAATTCTAAAGGAGAAAAAATTCCTGCTAAAGTGATTGGTTATGACTCTGATATGGATATTGCCTTGTTAAAAGCTGAAATAACCCCTGATGCCGTTTTTAAACCACATTACGGAACAGAGTACCTACCAGGTGATGAGATCTATGCCCTGGGTTCTCCTGGTGGATTAGAGAGTACCCTTACCAAAGGAATAGTCTCAGCAGCCAATAGAAGATTTATGCCTATAGGTGATGCCTTACAAGTAGATGTTCCTATTAATCCTGGAAATAGTGGTGGTCCTGTTATTGATAAGGAAGGAAAGCTTGTTGGTGTTGTTTTTGCCGGTATAGAATCTTTTGAAGGAATTAACTTCTCTATACCTTATCACTGGGTAGCACAAAATCTACCAAAGTTATATGAGGGGGGTAAGGTCAGTCATCCCTGGCTAGGCGTGAGTCTTGAAGAGGTTAATTCCGGATTGTCTGTCAGTTATGTATTTCCTGGAAGTCCTGTCTCCCAAAGTTCTCTAAAACAGAGGGATGTTATTAAGAGTCTTAATGGTTTTCCCGTAGATAGTGTAAGTGACGCTCAGAATATTTTACTCGATTTAAAACCAGGAAGTCTTGTTAATATTGAATACGAGCGAGATGATGTGAGCTATGTTGTCCCTGTTGTAACGGGAGAACGGGGTGAGCAACCATCCAAAGAGGCCATCAAGAAAGATACAGAAGGGAATTTGTTAAGCCCCTTCTTTGGTATTCAAGCCACACAAACTTCGGATACCTGGCTGAAAAAAGAATATTTGGTACAACATGTCTTCACCGGTTCTGTTGGGGATGAATTGGGTTTATCAGCCAATGATCCCATTAGAATCAAAGGATGGGAAGTTATTGAAGATCAGGATGTACTAGTAGTCTCATTAGTTCTCAAAAAAAGGAAAGCTGGATTTGTACAATCAGCAATTCAATTGGCAGCCGGTTTAGACCTGACGAATTTGATTTAA
- the lepA gene encoding translation elongation factor 4 translates to MKDKQSLTRNFCIIAHIDHGKSTLADRFIERAQIISNRDYQDQMLDSMDIERERGITIKSQAVTIPFNSKDGNTYTLNLVDTPGHVDFTYEVSRAISSCEGALLLIDATQGVEAQTLSNMFIAMEHDLEIIPVVNKMDLPSADLDRVQHQIDNDLGLDIDSTVPVSAKTGQGIEDLLEGIVNFIPAPSGDPKAPIKALIFDSHFDSYRGVIIHIRVFEGQLKPGQEIKLFSNDVKHKIEEVGIFRLALIKQDLLAAGDVGYIVTGIKNISDIRVGDTITGVQNPCNEALPGFREVKPVVFSSIYPIEADQYEELFKALDKLKLNDASLVFEKDNSAALGFGFRCGFLGLLHLEVVQERLEREFGLNIVLTSPSVMYKIYPKKGDPYMISSPADYPDPGTIETTEEPYIRASIITPTEYLGNIMTLCTNKRGIQTNMTYLDSLRVEIFYEMPLADVLFDFYDKLKSVSRGYASFDYEMLDYKATDLVRLDILVNSNPVDALSQLVFKDNARNRAVNVCKKLKEEIPRQQFKIPIQGAISSTVIARETIAALRKDVTAKCYGGDISRKRKLLEKQKEGKKRMKMVGNVELPQSAFLSVLKADDD, encoded by the coding sequence ATGAAAGATAAGCAAAGTCTAACCAGAAATTTCTGTATAATTGCCCATATTGACCATGGTAAGTCTACATTAGCAGACCGTTTTATAGAACGGGCTCAGATAATATCGAATAGAGATTATCAGGATCAGATGCTGGATAGTATGGACATAGAGCGTGAACGTGGCATCACCATTAAGAGCCAGGCTGTTACCATTCCCTTTAATTCCAAGGACGGTAATACTTACACATTAAATCTTGTAGATACTCCTGGACATGTGGACTTTACCTATGAAGTCAGTCGAGCTATCAGTTCCTGTGAAGGGGCCTTGTTGCTCATTGATGCTACTCAAGGAGTTGAAGCTCAAACTCTTTCTAATATGTTCATCGCTATGGAACATGATTTAGAAATCATTCCTGTAGTAAATAAGATGGATTTACCTAGCGCTGATTTGGATAGAGTCCAGCATCAAATAGATAATGATCTTGGACTGGATATAGATTCAACGGTTCCAGTTTCTGCCAAGACGGGACAAGGAATAGAGGACTTACTGGAAGGAATCGTTAATTTTATTCCTGCCCCATCTGGTGATCCTAAAGCTCCTATCAAAGCATTAATATTCGATTCTCATTTCGATTCTTATCGAGGGGTCATTATTCACATACGTGTCTTTGAAGGACAGTTGAAACCGGGACAGGAGATTAAACTTTTTTCAAACGATGTTAAACACAAGATTGAAGAAGTGGGTATATTCCGCCTTGCTTTAATTAAACAAGATCTTCTAGCTGCAGGTGATGTAGGTTATATCGTCACAGGAATCAAAAATATCAGTGATATCAGAGTCGGAGATACTATTACAGGTGTTCAGAATCCCTGTAATGAGGCCTTACCGGGATTCCGGGAAGTAAAGCCCGTTGTCTTTTCCAGTATTTATCCGATTGAGGCTGATCAGTATGAAGAGTTATTTAAGGCTCTGGATAAATTAAAATTAAACGATGCCTCTTTAGTCTTTGAAAAAGACAATTCAGCAGCTCTTGGTTTTGGTTTCCGTTGTGGATTCTTAGGATTGTTACATCTGGAAGTCGTTCAAGAGAGGCTAGAAAGGGAATTTGGATTAAATATTGTACTGACTTCACCTTCGGTAATGTATAAGATTTATCCAAAGAAGGGTGATCCTTACATGATCTCCAGTCCTGCTGATTACCCCGATCCAGGTACTATTGAGACTACAGAAGAACCATATATAAGAGCTTCGATTATTACTCCAACGGAATATTTGGGTAATATAATGACATTATGTACGAACAAACGCGGTATACAAACTAATATGACCTATCTCGATTCTCTTAGGGTCGAAATATTTTACGAAATGCCATTAGCTGATGTTCTGTTTGATTTCTATGACAAATTAAAGTCCGTAAGTCGTGGTTATGCCAGCTTTGATTATGAGATGCTGGATTATAAAGCTACAGACCTGGTTCGTCTTGATATATTAGTGAACAGTAATCCTGTTGATGCTTTAAGTCAGTTAGTCTTTAAGGATAATGCACGTAACAGGGCTGTTAATGTCTGTAAGAAATTAAAAGAAGAGATTCCCAGACAACAGTTCAAGATTCCCATTCAAGGGGCCATAAGTAGTACGGTTATTGCCCGTGAGACTATTGCAGCCCTACGTAAGGATGTAACTGCAAAATGTTACGGAGGAGATATCTCCCGTAAGCGTAAGTTACTGGAGAAGCAGAAGGAAGGTAAGAAGAGAATGAAGATGGTAGGTAATGTTGAGTTACCACAATCAGCCTTCCTGTCCGTATTAAAAGCTGATGATGATTAA
- a CDS encoding motility associated factor glycosyltransferase family protein has translation MESSLLLSEVEGGFTIKYKGGYLYPSLHPRQSIERKADNFTLLDNTLYIIPSPLLWYGIQNLLDKLPVHSYLLIVEREPLLLELSHQYAITDKRILFCSGSEYPGDLAILEHFPKTHLRHAKVLSLNGGYRLNKTWYQERQEQLQKGINHFWKNKMTLIHMGRAWISNIFKNLQKIPDSRILESWHSNIPMVIVGAGESLEHSLPVIQQIRNKVFLLAVDTALPILAAAQLRPDAILALESQFYNLYDFYGSLDLDIPIIADISSYPPLLRYYKGPKYFITSHFASIDLLIRIKSNAIASFDIPPLGSVGVAALWFAQYLSKGPIFVSGFDFAYKRGKSHAKEAPGHKLLLNQHTRFVNLGNYEAAINRPFLSMMDKNGNICNSDLILEGYRNNFFALCEKSDNVYDLSNMGLDLGIPQVSTTEVINILWDYPVRDYTLPHHQVPISQETISTFINLERKRINNLIDSITSKDNNKIDTLLAELDYLYCFFPDEPWKGLYPPGFLSRVLAAANYFRQQLGLL, from the coding sequence ATGGAGTCCTCCCTCCTTCTCTCTGAAGTAGAAGGGGGATTTACAATCAAATATAAGGGTGGGTATTTATACCCATCCCTACACCCCAGACAATCGATAGAACGAAAAGCAGATAATTTTACCCTATTAGATAATACCCTCTATATTATACCAAGCCCTCTATTGTGGTACGGGATTCAAAACTTATTAGATAAACTTCCTGTCCATTCTTATCTTTTAATAGTGGAGAGGGAGCCCTTGCTCTTAGAACTCTCTCATCAATATGCGATAACAGACAAGAGAATATTATTCTGCTCTGGTTCAGAGTATCCCGGTGATTTGGCCATACTAGAGCATTTTCCTAAAACCCACTTGCGTCATGCTAAAGTCCTTTCCCTAAATGGCGGGTATAGGCTGAACAAGACATGGTATCAAGAAAGACAGGAACAACTACAGAAAGGAATTAATCATTTCTGGAAAAATAAAATGACACTAATCCATATGGGCCGTGCCTGGATTAGCAATATATTTAAAAATCTACAGAAGATACCCGATAGTCGAATCCTGGAATCCTGGCATAGTAATATTCCAATGGTCATTGTGGGAGCTGGCGAAAGTTTGGAGCATTCCCTCCCTGTTATTCAGCAAATACGAAATAAAGTTTTTTTATTAGCCGTCGACACAGCCTTACCTATCTTAGCCGCTGCGCAGCTAAGACCTGATGCTATATTAGCCCTTGAAAGTCAATTCTATAACCTATATGACTTTTATGGATCCTTGGATCTTGATATTCCTATCATAGCGGACATTAGTTCCTATCCTCCTTTACTTAGGTATTATAAAGGACCCAAATACTTCATAACGAGTCACTTTGCTTCGATTGATTTGTTGATTCGGATAAAAAGTAATGCTATTGCCAGCTTTGATATTCCCCCCTTAGGATCGGTGGGAGTGGCAGCACTATGGTTTGCCCAATACTTGAGTAAGGGACCAATTTTTGTCTCAGGTTTTGATTTTGCTTATAAACGCGGTAAGTCACATGCTAAAGAGGCCCCTGGCCACAAATTATTACTAAATCAGCATACCCGTTTTGTAAATCTAGGTAACTACGAAGCGGCCATTAATCGTCCATTTCTCAGTATGATGGATAAAAATGGTAATATATGTAATTCAGATCTTATACTGGAAGGATATAGAAATAATTTTTTTGCTTTATGTGAAAAGTCAGATAATGTTTATGACCTAAGCAATATGGGCTTGGATTTAGGGATCCCTCAAGTCTCAACCACAGAGGTTATTAATATTTTATGGGATTATCCTGTTCGTGATTATACCCTTCCCCATCATCAGGTCCCGATCTCTCAGGAAACAATCAGTACTTTTATAAATCTGGAAAGAAAGCGTATAAATAACTTGATAGACAGTATTACTTCAAAAGATAACAATAAGATCGACACCCTTTTGGCGGAATTAGATTATTTATATTGTTTTTTCCCTGACGAACCCTGGAAGGGATTATATCCCCCAGGATTTTTAAGCAGAGTCTTAGCTGCCGCAAATTACTTTAGACAACAGCTAGGACTTCTTTAA
- a CDS encoding response regulator, with protein sequence MEKEILIVEDEKIVALDIKNHLKRLGYNVADSFSRAEEAISFLETHPVNLVLMDIHLQGKMDGIEASEIIKDRWNYPVIMLTAFADENTISRSKKTEPFGYIIKPFHERELRTTIEMALYRHEMNQAIIERERLFSTTLESIADGVIVSDQNHNVSYVNQNAANLVTQETWLGKATNIVFPFLDNPSHEIIIKNNKEQTRRIIKTESELIDKNNVVGQVWALHDVTERRDLEDQLRQSQKMDALGRLASGVAHDFNNILTVIMGYCTLLLDGDDNQSVNEEIKGIQSASKKAVNLTRQLLLFSRQEKAEKEILKISTLVLGMEKMLSRLITEDISIRISADDGSYYIWADPGQIEQVLINIVVNARDALPSGGLIHIKTYVKNISIPKTTKTGVVPVGRYMILEITDNGTGITDENMAKIFEPFFTTKEEGKGTGLGLSTVFGIMEEHDGYIDVESHLGMGSRFIIYWPVNEEIPVKPTYVESSEEVLKVDNKKILIVEDDEILVNLLQKALTNIGYNVVICSNGQEALNILKENTSTFDIVLTDLVMPVINGYELYEYIKQHHSELKIYLMTGYPDKTLEDKGITVPEGLVIHKPFQLNDLVKKLIN encoded by the coding sequence GTGGAAAAAGAAATTTTAATTGTTGAAGACGAGAAAATAGTTGCCTTAGATATCAAAAATCATCTAAAAAGACTTGGCTATAATGTCGCAGACAGCTTTTCCCGTGCTGAAGAAGCCATCAGTTTTCTTGAAACCCATCCTGTTAATTTAGTGTTGATGGATATTCATTTGCAAGGAAAAATGGATGGTATTGAGGCCTCAGAAATTATTAAAGACAGATGGAATTATCCTGTCATCATGCTTACAGCTTTTGCTGATGAGAATACCATAAGCCGGTCAAAAAAGACCGAGCCTTTTGGTTATATCATCAAACCTTTTCATGAGAGAGAGCTTCGTACTACTATTGAAATGGCTCTCTATCGTCATGAAATGAATCAAGCTATTATTGAAAGGGAAAGATTATTCTCAACAACTTTGGAATCAATCGCTGATGGAGTTATTGTAAGTGATCAGAACCATAATGTTAGCTATGTAAATCAAAACGCCGCTAATCTAGTAACTCAGGAAACATGGCTTGGTAAAGCAACGAATATTGTCTTTCCTTTTTTAGACAATCCTTCTCATGAGATTATTATAAAAAATAACAAGGAACAAACCCGTCGTATAATAAAAACAGAAAGTGAGTTGATCGATAAGAATAATGTTGTAGGACAAGTTTGGGCTTTACATGATGTTACTGAGAGACGTGATTTGGAAGATCAATTAAGACAAAGTCAAAAGATGGACGCCTTAGGGCGATTAGCCAGTGGCGTCGCCCATGATTTCAATAACATTTTAACTGTCATTATGGGATATTGTACTCTGCTTCTAGATGGTGATGATAATCAGTCTGTAAATGAAGAAATAAAGGGGATTCAAAGTGCATCGAAGAAGGCCGTTAACCTCACTAGACAATTATTATTGTTTTCCAGACAAGAGAAGGCTGAAAAAGAAATTCTTAAAATAAGTACCCTGGTTTTGGGTATGGAGAAAATGTTAAGTCGTCTCATTACAGAAGACATAAGTATTAGAATATCCGCAGATGATGGATCTTATTATATATGGGCGGATCCAGGCCAGATTGAACAAGTATTGATTAATATTGTTGTCAATGCACGAGATGCCTTACCCTCAGGCGGATTGATACATATAAAAACCTACGTCAAGAATATATCTATACCTAAAACGACTAAAACAGGTGTCGTCCCTGTTGGCCGTTATATGATTTTGGAAATTACTGATAATGGTACAGGGATCACTGATGAAAACATGGCCAAAATATTCGAACCTTTTTTTACAACAAAAGAAGAGGGCAAAGGGACCGGGCTAGGGTTATCTACTGTCTTTGGGATCATGGAAGAACATGATGGTTATATTGATGTAGAAAGCCACCTGGGGATGGGATCCCGTTTTATTATCTACTGGCCGGTAAATGAAGAAATACCAGTGAAACCAACTTATGTAGAATCCTCTGAGGAAGTTCTAAAAGTAGATAATAAAAAAATACTCATTGTAGAAGATGATGAAATCCTTGTTAATCTCTTACAGAAAGCTTTGACCAACATAGGATATAATGTCGTCATCTGTTCCAATGGACAAGAAGCTCTGAACATATTAAAGGAAAATACTTCTACCTTTGATATTGTTCTCACTGATTTAGTCATGCCCGTCATAAATGGCTATGAATTATATGAGTATATCAAGCAACATCATTCAGAGCTAAAAATCTATCTCATGACCGGTTATCCTGACAAGACTTTAGAAGATAAGGGTATTACAGTACCAGAAGGATTAGTAATACATAAACCTTTTCAGCTTAATGACTTGGTAAAAAAATTAATCAATTAA
- a CDS encoding peptidylprolyl isomerase — translation MASEEKGSSKDKVIQFNNGKNINKKIKTHKKGKKTSFTQVFVIIILALIVVAFVFTPVTGNLASNAATVEFGKYGKTPIEYTQGSYFVNQINIYNNYNQGVFGNNVDLARQFIWRQAFDATVLHTAIMNELNEAHAVISDDTLNKALSFYPGYQDKNGFSQTKYNNTTAAERTSIRKGFKEDLLHQLFVKDVFTGELVSDNEKQFIAELGQTKKAFNFLVWEYSDYPDSEVIAYGQEQSKLFQRLEVSRIIASSEKEANGYLKQIEDGTSNFTDLAQSATTNNSASSTGDLGTKYYYELKLDFTNESDVDSLFALEEGKVSSAYESPLGWVIYQVNKKPAPLDFSEKAGLDVVRTYLSQNEKGKLEDYLVGQATAAQSNYSSLAAASGDLNKTLETTEPFPMNYGNNAFIDAKVSDASDEPLFKNLAYNDNFFEKAYSLPTGSISEPIIESGYIAIFEPISEVTEAVTDTNLEAVESSVASVKQQDFQNLVRNSDKFKDNFYEALQSPLFRTQK, via the coding sequence ATGGCATCTGAAGAGAAGGGTTCTTCCAAGGATAAGGTTATCCAGTTTAATAATGGCAAGAACATCAATAAGAAAATAAAAACACATAAAAAGGGGAAAAAAACTAGTTTTACCCAGGTGTTTGTTATCATTATACTTGCATTAATAGTTGTTGCCTTTGTTTTCACACCAGTTACGGGGAATCTTGCGAGCAACGCAGCTACCGTCGAATTTGGTAAATATGGGAAAACACCAATAGAATATACACAGGGAAGTTATTTTGTTAATCAAATCAACATATATAACAACTACAATCAGGGAGTATTTGGTAACAATGTAGATCTTGCTAGACAATTTATTTGGAGACAAGCATTTGATGCCACTGTATTACATACAGCCATAATGAATGAATTAAACGAAGCGCATGCTGTGATATCAGATGATACACTGAATAAAGCCCTTTCCTTTTATCCCGGATATCAGGATAAAAATGGTTTTAGTCAAACGAAATACAACAACACAACCGCCGCAGAAAGAACTTCCATAAGAAAAGGTTTCAAAGAAGATCTTTTACATCAGCTTTTTGTAAAAGATGTTTTTACAGGGGAATTGGTTAGTGATAATGAAAAACAATTTATCGCAGAACTTGGTCAAACCAAAAAGGCTTTTAACTTTCTTGTATGGGAGTATTCTGACTATCCTGATTCTGAGGTCATAGCTTACGGACAGGAACAATCTAAGCTCTTTCAGAGATTAGAAGTGAGCAGAATCATTGCTTCCTCAGAAAAAGAAGCCAATGGATACTTGAAGCAGATTGAAGATGGTACTTCTAATTTTACAGATCTTGCCCAATCAGCGACGACGAACAATTCTGCGTCCTCCACCGGTGATCTGGGAACGAAATATTACTACGAACTAAAGCTGGACTTCACAAATGAATCAGATGTTGATTCCTTATTTGCCTTAGAAGAAGGAAAAGTAAGTAGCGCTTATGAATCTCCTTTAGGTTGGGTTATTTATCAAGTTAACAAAAAACCTGCCCCTTTGGACTTCTCAGAAAAAGCTGGACTTGATGTGGTTAGGACTTATTTATCACAAAATGAGAAAGGAAAGCTGGAAGATTATCTAGTGGGACAGGCTACTGCAGCACAAAGTAATTATTCCTCCTTAGCAGCAGCCTCGGGTGATCTAAATAAGACATTAGAAACAACAGAACCTTTTCCTATGAATTATGGGAATAATGCCTTTATCGATGCCAAAGTATCTGATGCTTCAGATGAACCCTTATTTAAAAACCTTGCTTACAACGATAACTTCTTTGAAAAAGCCTACTCTCTACCAACAGGGTCTATATCAGAACCTATCATAGAAAGTGGTTACATTGCTATTTTCGAACCAATTTCTGAAGTTACTGAAGCTGTAACAGACACTAATTTAGAAGCAGTAGAATCTTCTGTTGCCTCTGTTAAACAGCAAGATTTCCAGAACTTGGTACGTAATTCAGATAAATTCAAAGATAATTTCTATGAAGCTTTACAGTCTCCTCTTTTTAGAACACAAAAATGA